One Candida dubliniensis CD36 chromosome 1, complete sequence genomic region harbors:
- a CDS encoding elongation factor tu, mitochondrial precursor, putative (Similar to S. cerevisiae TUF1;~Similar to C. albicans TUF1) has product MLKTLTQTLRLTGKSLPKVRPALIRTYAAFDRSKPHVNIGTIGHVDHGKTTLTAAITKVLAEQGGANFLDYGSIDRAPEERARGITISTAHVEYETKNRHYAHVDCPGHADYIKNMITGAAQMDGAIIVVAATDGQMPQTREHLLLARQVGVQDLVVFVNKVDTIDDPEMLELVEMEMRELLSTYGFDGDNTPVIMGSALMALEGKKPEIGKEAILRLLDAVDEHIPTPSRDLEQPFLLPVEDVFSISGRGTVVTGRVERGVLKKGEEIEIVGGFDKPYKTTVTGIEMFKKELDSAIAGDNCGVLLRGVKRDEIKRGMVLAKPGTATSHKKFLASLYILTSEEGGRSTPFGEGYKPQCFFRTNDVTTTFSFPEGEGVDHSQMVMPGDNIEMVGELIKSCPLEVNQRFNLREGGKTVGTGLITRIIE; this is encoded by the coding sequence ATGTTAAAGACACTCACACAAACTTTACGCTTAACAGGGAAATCTTTGCCTAAGGTTCGTCCGGCATTGATCAGAACCTACGCTGCCTTTGACCGTTCTAAACCTCATGTCAACATTGGTACTATTGGTCACGTTGATCACGGTAAAACCACATTAACTGCTGCCATTACCAAAGTATTAGCTGAACAAGGTGGTGCCAACTTTTTGGATTACGGTTCCATTGATAGAGCTCCAGAAGAAAGAGCCAGAGGTATCACTATTTCCACTGCCCACGTTGAATACGAAACCAAGAACAGACACTATGCCCACGTTGATTGTCCAGGACACGCTGATTATATCAAAAACATGATTACTGGTGCTGCTCAAATGGATGGTGCtatcattgttgttgctgctacTGACGGTCAAATGCCACAAACCAGAGAACATTTATTGTTGGCAAGACAAGTTGGTGTTCAAGACTTGGTTGTCTTTGTCAACAAAGTTGATACTATTGATGACCCTGAGATGTTGGAATTAGTCGAAATGGAAATGAGAGAATTGTTGTCCACCTACGGTTTTGATGGTGACAACACTCCTGTTATTATGGGATCTGCTTTAATGGCCTTGGAAGGCAAAAAACCAGAAATTGGTAAGGAAGCTATTTTGAGATTGTTAGATGCTGTCGATGAACACATTCCAACTCCATCAAGAGACTTGGAACAACCATTTTTGTTGCCAGTTGAAGACGTGTTCTCCATCTCTGGTAGAGGAACTGTTGTCACCGGTAGAGTTGAAAGAGGTGTCTTGAAGAAGGGTGAAGAAATCGAAATTGTTGGTGGTTTTGACAAACCATACAAGACCACTGTTACTGGTATTGAAATGTTCAAAAAGGAATTAGATTCTGCTATAGCTGGTGACAACTGTGGTGTTTTGTTGAGAGGTGTTAAAAGAGATGAAATCAAGAGAGGTATGGTTTTGGCCAAGCCAGGTACTGCTACTTCTCACAAGAAATTTTTAGCATCTTTGTATATTTTGACTTCAGAAGAAGGTGGTCGTTCCACTCCATTTGGAGAAGGTTACAAGCCTCAATGTTTCTTCAGAACTAATGACGTCACTACCACATTTTCATTCCCAGAAGGAGAAGGTGTTGACCACTCCCAAATGGTCATGCCAGGTGATAACATTGAAATGGTTGGtgaattgatcaaatcatGTCCATTGGAAGTTAACCAACGTTTCAACTTGAGAGAAGGTGGTAAGACTGTTGGTACAGGTTTGATTACCAGAATCATTGAATAA